The following are from one region of the Arthrobacter sp. TMP15 genome:
- the gatC gene encoding Asp-tRNA(Asn)/Glu-tRNA(Gln) amidotransferase subunit GatC codes for MAAINREDVAHLAQLAHIEMSDDELDRMATELAVIVDSVKSVSEVAGDDIPATSHPIPLTNVMREDVVGHVLTAEEALSGAPDSADGRFKVPAILEES; via the coding sequence ATGGCTGCGATCAACCGTGAGGACGTGGCGCACCTAGCGCAACTGGCTCACATCGAGATGAGTGACGACGAACTGGACCGCATGGCCACAGAGCTGGCAGTGATAGTGGATTCAGTGAAGAGCGTCAGTGAGGTTGCCGGGGATGATATTCCCGCCACCTCGCACCCAATTCCACTGACAAATGTCATGCGTGAAGACGTGGTTGGCCACGTGCTCACCGCTGAAGAAGCCCTGTCCGGGGCACCCGATTCTGCTGATGGACGCTTTAAAGTTCCAGCAATTCTGGAGGAAAGCTGA
- the gatA gene encoding Asp-tRNA(Asn)/Glu-tRNA(Gln) amidotransferase subunit GatA, producing MNAHDLIRSSAAEMAAKLAANEVSAVELTQAHLDRIAEVDGGERGLNAFLHINTQEALEVAADVDARRAAGEELHELAGVPIAIKDLIVTKGQPTTAASKILEGWMSPYDATVIKKIRAARMPMLGKTNLDEFAMGSSTEHSAYGPTRNPWDLDRIPGGSGGGSAAAVASFEAPLALGTDTGGSIRQPGSVTGTVGVKPTYGAVSRYGAIAMASSLDQIGPVSRTVLDSALLQEVIGGHDPQDSTSLSDPSTGLVAAARMGNVKGMKIGVIKELHGEGFQNGVENRFNESVELLRSAGAEIVEVSCPNFGYALGAYYLIMPSEASSNLAKFDGVRFGLRTLPTEGPLTIERVMAATRAAGFGAEVKRRIILGTYALSAGYYDAYYGSAQKVRTLVQRDFEAAFAQVDVLMSPTTPTTAFKLGEKINDPLSMYLQDVATIPANLAGIPGLTLPGGLADEDGLPVGIQLLAPAREDARVYRVGAVLESMLEAQWGTTMLNQAPSLSERVNAAQGAFAAKEAN from the coding sequence ATGAATGCACATGATTTGATCCGTTCCAGCGCGGCCGAAATGGCCGCTAAATTAGCCGCCAATGAGGTTTCAGCCGTAGAGCTGACCCAGGCGCACCTTGACCGTATTGCTGAGGTTGACGGTGGTGAACGCGGTCTCAATGCGTTCCTGCACATCAATACCCAGGAAGCACTCGAGGTTGCCGCCGACGTTGATGCGCGCCGTGCCGCTGGCGAGGAATTGCATGAGCTGGCCGGTGTGCCGATCGCCATCAAGGACTTGATTGTCACTAAGGGCCAGCCCACCACGGCAGCGTCGAAAATTCTTGAGGGCTGGATGAGCCCTTACGACGCCACGGTGATCAAGAAGATCCGTGCTGCGCGCATGCCGATGCTGGGTAAGACCAACCTGGACGAATTCGCTATGGGTTCCTCCACAGAGCACTCCGCCTACGGCCCCACCCGCAACCCGTGGGATCTTGACCGGATCCCCGGTGGTTCAGGCGGTGGATCGGCTGCCGCAGTGGCCTCCTTTGAAGCACCCCTGGCTTTGGGCACCGACACTGGCGGCTCCATCCGCCAGCCCGGTTCCGTGACCGGCACGGTGGGCGTCAAGCCCACCTATGGTGCAGTCTCACGCTACGGGGCCATCGCGATGGCTTCTTCGTTAGACCAAATTGGTCCCGTTTCACGGACTGTTCTGGACTCGGCCTTGTTACAAGAAGTCATTGGCGGCCACGATCCTCAGGATTCCACCTCGCTGAGTGATCCCTCAACCGGTCTGGTTGCGGCTGCGCGTATGGGCAATGTCAAGGGCATGAAAATTGGTGTCATTAAGGAATTGCACGGCGAAGGTTTCCAGAATGGTGTGGAAAACAGGTTCAACGAATCGGTTGAATTGCTGCGCAGTGCGGGAGCAGAAATCGTTGAGGTTTCCTGCCCCAACTTTGGTTACGCATTGGGGGCTTACTACCTGATCATGCCAAGTGAGGCTTCCTCAAACCTTGCCAAGTTCGACGGCGTCCGCTTTGGTTTGCGCACGTTGCCCACCGAAGGTCCGCTCACCATTGAGCGCGTCATGGCGGCTACTCGTGCCGCCGGATTTGGGGCAGAAGTTAAGCGCCGGATTATCCTTGGCACCTATGCGTTGAGCGCCGGCTACTATGACGCCTACTACGGCTCCGCTCAGAAAGTGCGCACACTTGTGCAGCGCGATTTTGAGGCGGCCTTTGCCCAGGTAGATGTGTTGATGTCTCCGACAACGCCCACCACGGCGTTCAAGCTGGGTGAAAAAATCAACGATCCGCTGTCCATGTACTTGCAAGACGTTGCCACCATTCCGGCAAACCTGGCCGGCATCCCCGGCTTGACCCTGCCCGGCGGTTTGGCTGATGAAGACGGCTTGCCCGTAGGTATCCAGCTACTGGCTCCCGCCCGAGAAGATGCCCGCGTCTACCGTGTGGGTGCTGTGTTGGAATCGATGTTGGAAGCCCAGTGGGGCACCACCATGCTCAACCAGGCGCCGTCGTTATCTGAGCGCGTAAACGCCGCCCAGGGCGCTTTCGCAGCCAAGGAGGCTAACTAA
- the gatB gene encoding Asp-tRNA(Asn)/Glu-tRNA(Gln) amidotransferase subunit GatB → MSVENILSFEEAMEKYDPVLGFEVHVELNTKTKMFSSAPNVFGDEPNSNVNEVCLGLPGVLPVVNKKAVESSILIGLALNCKIAPHCTFARKQYFYPDTPKNFQTSQYEDPICYDGWIDIELEDGTVFHVEIERAHMEEDAGKLTHMGGATGRIQGADFSLVDYNRSGVPLVEIVTKPIEGVGSRAPELAKAYVAAIREIVKNLGVSDAKMERGNVRCDANVSLRPYGQEKFGTRTETKNVNSLRAVENAVKFEIQRHAAVLDSGVLITQETRHWHEDTKSTTSGRPKSDADDYRYFPEPDLVPIVTSAAWVEELRTRLPEPPAERRKRLQADWGYTDLEFRDVVNAGLMDEIEETVAAGASAAAARKWWMGEIARRAKLADVDPAALGVTPAVVVEIEKLIAAGSINDKLARKVLDGVLEGEGTPAEVVAKRGLAVVSDDGALQTAIDEALAAQPDVAAKIRGGKVQAVGAIVGGVMKVTRGQADAGRVRELILKTLGVEG, encoded by the coding sequence ATGAGCGTTGAGAACATTTTGAGCTTCGAAGAAGCCATGGAAAAGTATGATCCCGTTCTGGGCTTTGAGGTGCACGTTGAGCTGAACACGAAAACCAAGATGTTCTCCAGCGCCCCGAACGTGTTTGGCGATGAACCCAACTCCAACGTCAATGAAGTGTGCCTGGGACTGCCCGGTGTGCTGCCGGTTGTGAACAAGAAAGCTGTTGAGTCCTCGATCCTGATCGGATTGGCGCTGAACTGCAAGATCGCACCGCACTGTACTTTTGCCCGCAAGCAGTATTTCTACCCGGACACGCCTAAAAACTTCCAGACTTCACAGTATGAAGATCCCATCTGCTACGACGGTTGGATCGATATTGAGCTAGAAGACGGCACCGTTTTTCATGTGGAAATTGAGCGTGCGCACATGGAAGAAGACGCCGGGAAGCTGACCCATATGGGTGGGGCAACGGGCCGTATTCAGGGTGCTGATTTCTCCTTGGTGGACTACAACCGTTCGGGTGTGCCGCTGGTGGAGATTGTCACCAAGCCCATCGAAGGTGTTGGATCCCGTGCTCCCGAGTTGGCCAAGGCTTACGTTGCCGCCATTCGGGAAATTGTGAAGAACCTGGGCGTTTCGGATGCCAAGATGGAGCGCGGCAACGTCCGTTGTGACGCCAACGTTTCCCTTCGTCCTTATGGCCAGGAAAAGTTCGGTACCCGTACCGAGACCAAGAACGTGAACTCTCTGAGGGCGGTTGAAAACGCCGTGAAGTTTGAGATTCAGCGCCACGCTGCCGTGTTGGACTCTGGTGTGCTCATCACCCAGGAAACCCGGCACTGGCATGAAGATACTAAGTCCACAACATCGGGCCGGCCCAAATCCGATGCTGACGACTACAGGTACTTCCCTGAGCCTGACCTTGTGCCCATCGTCACCTCGGCGGCCTGGGTTGAGGAATTGCGCACGCGTTTGCCGGAACCTCCCGCCGAACGTCGCAAGCGCCTGCAAGCCGACTGGGGCTACACGGATCTGGAATTCCGTGATGTTGTCAACGCCGGGCTGATGGATGAAATTGAGGAGACAGTAGCGGCTGGTGCCTCTGCTGCGGCGGCCCGCAAGTGGTGGATGGGCGAGATTGCCCGCCGTGCCAAGCTTGCTGACGTGGATCCCGCAGCGCTGGGTGTCACGCCCGCTGTTGTGGTTGAGATTGAGAAGCTCATTGCCGCAGGTAGCATCAACGACAAGCTGGCCCGCAAGGTGCTCGACGGCGTCCTTGAGGGTGAAGGTACGCCCGCCGAGGTTGTGGCCAAGCGTGGCCTGGCCGTGGTCTCCGACGATGGCGCCCTCCAGACCGCGATCGATGAAGCTCTTGCTGCCCAGCCGGATGTGGCCGCGAAGATCCGGGGGGGCAAGGTTCAGGCGGTTGGTGCAATTGTTGGCGGGGTTATGAAGGTCACCCGCGGACAGGCCGATGCCGGCCGTGTGCGGGAATTGATCTTGAAGACCTTGGGCGTGGAAGGCTAA
- a CDS encoding LysR family transcriptional regulator, whose product MELHQLQILRELGELGSVKAVAETLSVTPSAVSQQISLLQRQVDTPLTRKEGRNLVLTAAGRVLADAGTEVINAMAGAKAAIGAYQHDSGGTVTISGFHSAGQALFAPLVRRLATLRASMDATIGVGASGDGASGTDAAGDGAAGDGARTVGSQAGVPHVRFSDEDVAQHDFPALTARYDLVLAHRMDHSPAWPDTRVRVIPLAHEPLDIAVAPSHPLAAKDSLSPEDVVAYPWVTSRSGYSPADVLTAIGAVASRPVEVLHRINDYSSAAALVSTGEVIGLLPRYTSSPALASGRTLASGGMLPLGVVLRPLTGISTRRRIDLLARPENLRRASVMLVAQALQDVMAELTGE is encoded by the coding sequence GTGGAACTTCATCAACTACAAATTCTGCGGGAGCTAGGCGAGCTGGGCAGCGTCAAAGCCGTGGCGGAGACACTCTCCGTCACACCGTCGGCCGTGTCCCAACAAATCTCGCTCCTCCAACGCCAGGTGGACACCCCGTTAACCCGCAAAGAAGGCCGGAATCTGGTGCTGACGGCGGCCGGAAGGGTACTGGCAGATGCTGGCACGGAAGTCATCAATGCCATGGCCGGGGCAAAAGCAGCCATCGGCGCCTACCAGCATGATTCTGGCGGCACTGTCACCATCAGTGGTTTCCACAGCGCCGGGCAGGCCCTGTTCGCCCCGCTAGTACGCCGGTTGGCCACTCTGCGAGCCAGCATGGATGCCACCATAGGCGTAGGCGCTTCGGGCGATGGTGCTTCGGGCACAGACGCTGCGGGCGATGGCGCTGCGGGCGATGGTGCACGCACGGTCGGTTCGCAAGCAGGCGTGCCCCACGTTAGATTCTCGGATGAGGATGTAGCTCAGCACGATTTTCCGGCATTAACTGCCCGCTACGATCTGGTACTTGCGCATCGGATGGACCACAGCCCAGCGTGGCCGGACACGCGAGTACGGGTCATCCCGCTGGCCCACGAACCACTGGATATAGCGGTGGCACCATCCCACCCGCTAGCGGCCAAGGACTCCCTTTCCCCTGAGGATGTGGTTGCCTACCCATGGGTGACAAGCCGCAGCGGCTACTCACCGGCGGATGTCCTCACCGCCATTGGTGCCGTTGCCAGCCGCCCTGTAGAGGTGCTGCACCGCATCAATGACTACTCTTCAGCTGCTGCCTTAGTGTCTACCGGCGAAGTCATTGGCCTGCTCCCCCGCTACACTTCCAGCCCGGCTCTGGCCTCCGGCAGGACACTGGCATCCGGCGGGATGCTTCCCCTTGGCGTGGTGCTGCGTCCGCTGACGGGGATAAGCACCCGGCGCAGAATCGATCTGCTGGCCCGTCCGGAAAATCTCAGGCGTGCCTCCGTGATGTTGGTGGCACAGGCGTTGCAGGATGTCATGGCAGAACTCACTGGCGAATAG
- the tdh gene encoding L-threonine 3-dehydrogenase — protein sequence MKALYKSGPHAGFELVDRPEPTTGTRDVKIQVHTTGLCGTDLHIQAWDAWAAKTINAPLIAGHEFYGEVVEIGSDVHDVAVGDKVSGEGHVVCGMCRNCRAGRRHMCINTISVGVQRDGAFAQYVVIPESNVWVHKDASVTPELGAIFDPLGNAVHTALSFGLVGEDVLVTGAGPIGLMAVAVARHAGARKIAITDVSEPRLAMAARMGADLAVNVSNTRLRDAQLKLGMCEGFDIGLEMSGHPTALPEMIDNMNHGGRIAMLGLPSESIDINWSKVVTHMLTLKGIYGREMFETWYAMSAMLSSNPVLREAVASVVTDTLPATEWEQAFEIARSGSGGKVILDWSVFA from the coding sequence ATGAAAGCACTCTACAAATCCGGCCCGCACGCTGGGTTCGAACTCGTTGACCGACCCGAGCCCACAACAGGTACCCGGGATGTGAAAATTCAGGTACACACAACGGGCCTGTGCGGCACGGATCTGCATATCCAGGCGTGGGATGCATGGGCCGCTAAAACCATCAATGCCCCCTTGATCGCCGGTCACGAATTTTACGGCGAAGTTGTAGAGATTGGTTCCGATGTTCACGACGTAGCCGTGGGGGACAAGGTCTCCGGCGAGGGTCACGTGGTGTGCGGAATGTGTCGCAACTGCCGCGCAGGACGCCGGCACATGTGCATCAACACGATCTCAGTAGGTGTCCAGCGTGATGGAGCGTTTGCCCAGTACGTGGTTATCCCGGAATCCAATGTCTGGGTTCATAAAGACGCCTCCGTCACTCCCGAACTTGGCGCCATCTTTGACCCGCTGGGTAATGCCGTTCACACAGCGCTGAGCTTCGGCTTGGTTGGTGAAGACGTCCTTGTCACCGGCGCAGGGCCCATCGGTTTGATGGCAGTGGCCGTAGCGCGGCACGCAGGTGCACGTAAGATCGCCATCACGGACGTTTCCGAGCCCAGGCTGGCCATGGCTGCAAGGATGGGCGCGGATCTTGCCGTGAACGTCTCCAACACCCGGTTGCGAGATGCGCAACTGAAATTGGGTATGTGCGAAGGCTTCGATATTGGTTTGGAGATGTCAGGCCACCCCACGGCATTGCCTGAAATGATAGACAATATGAACCATGGTGGACGGATCGCCATGCTTGGTCTGCCCAGCGAGTCCATTGACATCAACTGGAGCAAAGTAGTCACTCATATGCTTACCCTGAAGGGTATTTACGGGCGCGAAATGTTTGAGACCTGGTATGCCATGTCTGCCATGCTTTCCTCCAATCCGGTGTTGCGTGAAGCCGTGGCCTCCGTGGTCACAGACACTCTGCCCGCCACCGAATGGGAGCAGGCTTTTGAGATTGCCCGTTCCGGCAGTGGTGGAAAAGTGATCCTCGACTGGAGCGTTTTCGCTTAG
- a CDS encoding glycine C-acetyltransferase, whose translation MYTAMKYQLATELSEIRTAGLFKTERAITSAQSSHVLAGPLGGPAAPVLNFCANNYLGLADHPEIVGAAKSAMDSHGFGMASVRFICGTQDLHLELERAVSDFLGTEETILFSSCFDANGGVFESLFGADDAIISDSLNHASIIDGIRLSKAARFRYANQDMAELETALQAAAQLREGVGARRTIIVTDGVFSMDGFLAPLEAICDLAEKYGALVMVDDSHAVGFMGATGAGTPEHAGVSDRVDIYTGTFGKALGGASGGYVSGHGEIVAMLRQKARPYLFSNSLAPAIVAATLKALELVANSAQLRTRLFENAALFRRRMTEEGFELLPGEHAIVPVMFGDAVEAARVADSMLAHGVFVTAFSFPVVPKGAARIRVQLSAAHSADDVEACVRAFVAARGGAE comes from the coding sequence ATGTACACCGCCATGAAATACCAGCTCGCCACCGAACTAAGTGAAATACGCACCGCCGGCCTGTTTAAAACCGAGCGTGCCATCACCTCCGCCCAATCCAGCCATGTCCTAGCAGGCCCGTTGGGCGGTCCCGCAGCGCCGGTGCTGAACTTCTGCGCCAATAACTACCTGGGGTTGGCCGATCACCCTGAGATCGTTGGCGCCGCCAAGTCCGCCATGGACAGCCACGGCTTCGGAATGGCCAGTGTTCGCTTCATCTGCGGCACCCAAGACCTCCACCTGGAACTCGAGCGCGCCGTCTCTGACTTTCTTGGCACCGAAGAGACCATTCTTTTCTCCTCTTGTTTTGATGCCAACGGTGGCGTTTTTGAATCCCTCTTTGGTGCCGATGACGCCATCATCTCCGATTCCCTGAACCACGCCTCCATCATTGACGGCATCCGTTTGTCCAAGGCCGCCCGTTTTCGGTACGCAAATCAGGACATGGCGGAGCTGGAAACTGCGCTGCAGGCGGCGGCTCAGCTTCGTGAGGGTGTTGGAGCCCGCCGAACAATTATTGTCACCGATGGCGTATTCTCCATGGACGGTTTCCTGGCCCCGCTGGAAGCCATCTGCGATCTTGCTGAAAAGTACGGCGCCCTGGTCATGGTGGATGACTCTCATGCCGTAGGTTTCATGGGCGCCACCGGTGCAGGTACTCCAGAGCACGCCGGCGTGAGTGATCGCGTGGATATTTACACAGGAACCTTCGGCAAGGCCCTGGGCGGAGCATCCGGTGGTTACGTGTCCGGGCACGGTGAAATTGTGGCCATGTTGCGCCAGAAGGCGCGCCCGTACCTGTTCTCAAACTCACTGGCACCTGCCATTGTTGCGGCAACTCTTAAGGCGCTTGAGTTGGTAGCGAATTCGGCGCAATTGCGCACCCGGCTCTTCGAGAATGCGGCATTGTTCCGTCGCCGCATGACCGAGGAAGGCTTTGAGCTGCTCCCGGGCGAGCACGCCATTGTTCCTGTCATGTTTGGGGATGCCGTAGAAGCCGCACGCGTAGCCGATTCCATGCTGGCGCACGGCGTATTTGTCACAGCCTTCAGCTTCCCTGTGGTTCCTAAAGGTGCAGCCCGCATCCGGGTTCAGCTCTCGGCCGCCCACAGTGCGGACGACGTCGAAGCATGCGTGCGCGCATTTGTTGCCGCTCGCGGGGGAGCCGAATAA